A window of Juglans regia cultivar Chandler chromosome 7, Walnut 2.0, whole genome shotgun sequence contains these coding sequences:
- the LOC108994972 gene encoding pentatricopeptide repeat-containing protein At5g18950 — MARAPSPIFFIRQNPRTSPNPNTQIRNLALEIGEADCRGGEIKPNPDHEPSRNAHNEFTEIAKEVCKITRTRPRWEQTLVSDFPSFNFSDPRFFNELIKHQNNVLLSLRFFHWLCSCDGFSPDPLSLNTLFNALVEAKACSVAKDFLDYTGFKPERASLECYARCLCEVGLVEEALDVFDRLRGDGINPSIATWNSALSGFLKVRRTDLVWKLYREMMESNVAAKVDVETVGYLIQAFCEDGKVPKGNELLRQVLEDGFDPGNATFNRLISGFCKERQYDKVSELLHTMIAKNHAPTIFTYQEIINGLGKRRKWLEGFRIFNDLKDRGYAPDRVMYTTMIRGLCKLRWLGDARKLWFEMIQKGFIPNEYTYNALIYGFCKIGNLEEARKLYKEMCDRGYRETTVSCNTMIAGLCLNGRADHARGLFEEMPQKSVIRDVITYNTLIQGFCREGKIVESINLLKDLQVQGLQPSTQSFTPIIEKLCLMGDIQDAKKLWNDMESRGLIPMVCTRDHIITGLCDQGFIGEGMEWLLEMLKRNLKPKRSTFERLINCLSQIDRPDDTLLVLDFMFRIGYTLQKGTCQSLVNKLCKENSHFVEALLGEVLERV, encoded by the coding sequence ATGGCGAGGGCTCCATCACCCATCTTCTTTATTCGCCAAAACCCTCGAACTAGCCCAAACCCTAATACCCAGATCCGAAACCTTGCTCTTGAAATCGGAGAAGCTGATTGTCGCGGCGGAGAAATCAAGCCAAACCCAGATCATGAGCCATCACGAAACGCGCACAATGAATTTACTGAGATTGCCAAAGAGGTTTGTAAGATTACTCGTACGAGACCCAGATGGGAGCAGACCTTGGTCTCCGATTTCCCTTCCTTCAATTTCTCTGATCCCCGGTTCTTCAACGAGCTGATAAAGCACCAAAACAATGTGCTTCTGTCGCTCCGTTTCTTTCACTGGCTATGCTCTTGTGATGGTTTCTCACCTGACCCGTTGTCGTTGAATACCCTTTTTAATGCGCTCGTGGAGGCCAAGGCCTGTAGTGTTGCAAAAGACTTTCTTGATTATACAGGGTTTAAACCTGAGCGGGCTTCTTTGGAGTGCTACGCTCGTTGTCTTTGTGAGGTTGGGTTGGTCGAGGAAGCGCTTGATGTGTTTGATAGATTAAGAGGGGATGGAATTAACCCGTCGATAGCGACTTGGAATTCGGCTTTGTCAGGTTTTCTTAAGGTTAGGAGAACTGATCTCGTTTGGAAATTGTACAGGGAGATGATGGAATCCAATGTTGCGGCAAAAGTTGATGTTGAGACTGTTGGGTATCTTATTCAAGCTTTTTGTGAGGATGGTAAAGTTCCAAAAGGTAATGAACTTCTTAGGCAGGTTTTGGAAGATGGTTTTGACCCTGGGAATGCTACTTTTAACAGATTGATATCTGGGTTTTGTAAGGAGAGGCAGTATGACAAAGTATCTGAACTCCTTCACACCATGATCGCAAAGAACCATGCTCCCACTATTTTTACCTATCAGGAAATCATCAATGGGCTCGGCAAGAGAAGAAAGTGGCTAGAGGGTTTTCGGATCTTCAATGATCTAAAGGACAGAGGGTATGCCCCAGATAGGGTCATGTACACAACAATGATACGTGGTCTTTGCAAATTGAGATGGCTTGGTGATGCTAGGAAGTTGTGGTTTGAGATGATTCAGAAGGGGTTTATTCCAAACGAATACACATACAATGCACTGATTTATGGGTTTTGTAAGATTGGTAATCTTGAAGAGGCTAGGAAGCTGTACAAGGAGATGTGTGATAGAGGTTATAGAGAAACCACAGTGAGTTGCAACACGATGATTGCAGGTTTGTGTTTAAATGGAAGAGCGGATCATGCTCGTGGGTTATTTGAAGAAATGCCTCAGAAGAGTGTTATTCGTGATGTGATCACTTATAACACTCTGATTCAGGGCTTTTGCAGGGAAGGCAAGATAGTCGAGAGTATAAATCTGTTAAAAGACCTGCAGGTGCAGGGTTTACAGCCATCAACACAGTCGTTTACCCCAATTATTGAAAAGCTTTGTCTGATGGGAGACATCCAAGATGCAAAAAAGTTGTGGAATGATATGGAAAGTAGGGGTCTGATACCAATGGTCTGTACTCGAGATCATATCATTACTGGCTTATGCGATCAAGGATTCATTGGGGAGGGGATGGAATGGTTGTTAGAAATGCTGAAGCGTAATCTCAAACCAAAGAGAAGTACTTTTGAGAGACTGATCAATTGTCTCTCTCAAATAGATAGACCTGATGATACTTTACTTGTATTAGATTTTATGTTTAGGATAGGTTATACTCTTCAAAAAGGTACATGCCAATCTTTAGTTAATAAACTTTGCAAAGAGAATTCCCATTTTGTTGAAGCACTTCTAGGGGAGGTCTTAGAAAGAGTGTGA
- the LOC108995004 gene encoding membrane protein PM19L-like gives MASGGSKSAASVLLIVNLVLYFIVTVIAAWAVSHGIQRSRETASVLSIPARIFPIYFPFGNMATGFFVIFSLIAGVVGMATSLTGLNNVSQWNAPNLHAAAASSLATWGLTLLAMGLACKEIELGWTNSNLRTLETITIVVSATQTFCAGALHVGLGRA, from the exons ATGGCATCTGGAGGATCCAAATCAGCAGCTTCCGTCCTCCTAATCGTCAatcttgttttatattttattgtaacaGTGATCGCTGCATGGGCTGTAAGTCATGGGATTCAGAGATCTCGCGAGACAG CATCTGTTTTGTCTATTCCGGCTCGCATATTCCCAATATACTTCCCATTCGGAAACATGGCGACTGGTTTCTTTGTCATCTTCTCCCTCATTGCCGGCGTTGTGGGCATGGCTACCTCACTTACAGGGCTCAACAATGTTTCTCAATGGAATGCACCCAACTTGCACGCAGCAGCCGCCTCTTCTCTGGCAACTTGGGGACTCACTCTATTAGCCATGGg GCTGGCATGTAAAGAGATCGAACTTGGTTGGACAAATTCAAACCTG agGACTCTTGAGACCATCACCATTGTTGTGAGTGCGACACAAACGTTTTGCGCGGGGGCTCTCCATGTAGGGCTAGGTAGAGCTTGA
- the LOC108994971 gene encoding protein DOS2-like yields MLLPSQTLLSPAFSNLLLFPPMDFFRSVFADDPHTSEHHSQPRNDDATLPDPNPNPSGAWSFGGLINTVAHDLEEFGSGLKKETALIRDVASRAAKELPASLVSGASVTQESLESVGHAIDGIGSSVWKSTAEIISQGRDAFLAPDPDSDSSENNDNNNSSIITKRLSTNNSQGSDLKRYSRFDAQVRAIQGDMNTYLEEPQDLEGYNEWKLGFVLDEKGEEIENLIGENGVIGEIYGKVVPSRIDKESFWGRYFYRVHKLKQAEIARAKLVKRAISGEEEEDLSWDFDDEGEENNASDSKVESSGHDNVKVGSKQKNDETPGGIKLEERSDEKGVLEGKTDSVECGRESEVSVVSSQRLLPEEEDLGWDEIEDVGSIDDKRGDAVGSVNKL; encoded by the coding sequence ATGCTCTTACCGTCACAGACGCTGCTCTCTCCCGCCTTCTCAAATCTCCTTTTATTTCCCCCGATGGATTTCTTCAGGTCCGTATTCGCCGACGACCCACACACGTCCGAGCATCATTCACAACCCCGAAACGACGACGCTACCCTCCCGGACCCCAACCCGAATCCCAGCGGCGCTTGGAGCTTCGGCGGGTTAATTAACACGGTCGCGCACGACCTCGAGGAGTTCGGTTCCGGTTTGAAGAAAGAGACGGCGCTGATCCGAGACGTCGCCTCTCGCGCAGCCAAGGAGCTACCGGCTTCGCTCGTCTCCGGCGCCTCCGTCACTCAGGAGTCGCTCGAGTCGGTCGGCCATGCCATAGACGGCATCGGTAGCTCTGTCTGGAAATCCACGGCCGAGATCATCTCTCAAGGTAGGGACGCGTTTCTAGCCCCTGACCCAGATTCGGATTCCTCtgaaaataatgataacaataataGTAGCATTATCACTAAACGATTGAGCACTAATAATAGCCAGGGTTCGGATTTGAAACGCTACAGTAGGTTCGATGCGCAGGTGCGCGCAATTCAGGGTGATATGAATACGTATTTGGAGGAACCGCAGGATTTGGAGGGGTACAATGAGTGGAAATTGGGTTTTGTGTTGGACGAGAAGGGGGAGGAGATTGAGAATCTAATTGGAGAGAATGGGGTAATTGGTGAGATTTATGGGAAGGTTGTTCCAAGTAGGATTGATAAGGAGAGCTTTTGGGGTAGGTATTTTTACAGGGTGCATAAGCTGAAGCAAGCGGAGATTGCAAGAGCTAAACTCGTGAAACGAGCGATTTCTggggaagaagaggaggatTTGAGTTGGGATTTTGATGACGAAGGTGAAGAGAATAATGCGTCTGATTCAAAGGTCGAATCAAGCGGCCATGACAATGTTAAAGTtggatcaaaacaaaaaaacgaTGAGACTCCCGGCGGCATTAAGCTGGAAGAGAGATCGGATGAGAAAGGGGTGTTAGAGGGGAAGACAGATAGTGTGGAATGTGGGAGAGAAAGTGAAGTTTCAGTCGTTTCAAGCCAGCGGTTGTTGCCCGAGGAAGAAGACCTTGGGTGGGATGAAATTGAAGATGTTGGAAGCATTGATGACAAAAGAGGGGATGCTGTTGGAAGCGTAAATAAGCTTTGA